The genomic stretch GGTCCTCCCTCGATGGGGGCTCCAGCGAGATGGAGCCGGGAGCGTGAGGAGCAGCGATGAGTGTCGCTTATAAGCTACACCCGGTGTCGTGTATAGGCGACACCCTTGGTGTCGGCTACCGTTTGCTCATGCCGAACGAGCCCGCTGACACTGCCGACCCCGCCGTTCTGGCGCGTCGACAGGCCCTCGGCAGGCGGTTGAAGGAGCTGCGCGGTCGCGCGGGCCTGTCTCAGGCGCAGCTGGCGCTGGCCGCCGGGATGAACCGCGTCTTCTACGTGGGCGTCGAGGGTGGCCGGCGCAACGTGTCCGTGGACAAGGTGTTCGCCCTGGCTGACGCCCTTGGCGTTGACGTGGAGGACCTTTTCCGCGACCTGGACAGCCTGATCGCCGATCCCAACCCCAGGTGACCCGCCGCGCGTGACCGGTGTCGAGGCGCCTCGAGCCCGACTGCCCGCTCGCCGTCACGGCGGTGGGGACCGGCGCGAGGCCGTCCAAGAGGAATGTGCCAGTGGCGGTCAGGGTGGTCATGTCGGGTCTCCGAACAGGGTGGGGGCGGTGTGGAGTTCGCTCGTCCACGCCAGGAGGCGGGGGAGGTTGGTGTCGGGGCCGTAGGCGAGGTAGGTGCCGTCGGCCGTGGTGCAGCCGAAGGCCTGC from Streptomyces sp. NBC_01571 encodes the following:
- a CDS encoding helix-turn-helix domain-containing protein, which translates into the protein MPNEPADTADPAVLARRQALGRRLKELRGRAGLSQAQLALAAGMNRVFYVGVEGGRRNVSVDKVFALADALGVDVEDLFRDLDSLIADPNPR